A window of the Leucothrix mucor DSM 2157 genome harbors these coding sequences:
- a CDS encoding efflux RND transporter periplasmic adaptor subunit has protein sequence MKLSLHRIALRSVCLCLLLNLQVFAADEPIVAKTTVAPTVTVDTARKTKLIDRVSVSGTLVAGEEVYVNTRINGYAIEKINVDIGDQVKSGDVLAVLDGMNLKSQVLQAEAELSRSMAAIAQAQSQVNAAKATRKELILSLNRSQRLRRSEVISQEELDKAVSSSDSSEANLMSAESGLDVARAQSNQAKLQLELAQLNQAREKIRAPVDGIISARTARLGAIASSGGEPLFRMIENGVVEMEAEVIETALSAISVGNSAEMEIAGLKPMTGRVRLISPTVDDRTRLAKVRIRFPAATRLRPGLSANGWIIVSERNVTTVPISAITTKDNQEYVSLVIDGVVEKRQVTAGAVSDDGRREIISGLKDGDVVIAKAGAFFSDGDKVTAQ, from the coding sequence ATGAAATTGTCCTTACACCGCATTGCCTTGCGATCTGTTTGCCTCTGCCTGTTACTCAATCTTCAGGTATTTGCCGCGGATGAGCCCATTGTCGCAAAAACGACAGTCGCTCCCACGGTTACCGTCGATACCGCCAGAAAAACCAAGTTGATTGATCGGGTCTCGGTTTCCGGCACGTTAGTTGCTGGTGAGGAGGTCTATGTGAATACGCGGATCAATGGCTATGCGATTGAGAAGATCAATGTCGACATCGGCGATCAGGTGAAATCTGGTGATGTGTTAGCGGTGCTGGATGGCATGAATCTTAAATCACAGGTATTACAGGCTGAGGCAGAGTTATCCCGTTCGATGGCAGCCATTGCTCAAGCCCAAAGTCAGGTCAATGCGGCCAAGGCAACGCGGAAGGAATTAATCCTGTCATTAAATCGCTCGCAGCGTTTACGCCGTAGTGAAGTGATTAGTCAGGAAGAGTTGGATAAAGCGGTGAGTAGTTCAGACTCTTCAGAAGCGAATCTAATGAGTGCTGAAAGCGGCTTGGATGTGGCGCGAGCGCAAAGCAATCAGGCAAAGTTACAGCTGGAGTTGGCGCAATTAAACCAAGCACGTGAAAAGATTCGGGCACCGGTCGATGGGATTATTTCTGCCCGTACCGCACGCTTGGGCGCGATTGCCTCCTCCGGTGGTGAGCCATTATTTCGAATGATTGAAAATGGCGTGGTCGAGATGGAAGCGGAAGTGATTGAGACGGCCTTATCGGCCATCAGTGTGGGTAATTCTGCTGAAATGGAGATTGCCGGACTCAAACCAATGACGGGGCGGGTGCGCTTGATTTCACCCACGGTGGATGACCGCACACGCTTGGCTAAGGTTCGCATTCGCTTTCCGGCGGCTACCCGCTTACGACCCGGGCTGTCAGCTAATGGCTGGATTATTGTGAGTGAGCGCAATGTGACGACCGTGCCGATCAGCGCGATTACCACCAAAGATAATCAAGAATATGTGAGCTTGGTAATAGATGGCGTGGTTGAAAAGCGGCAAGTCACCGCGGGTGCAGTCTCCGATGATGGGCGACGTGAGATCATCTCCGGCCTTAAGGATGGCGATGTGGTCATTGCCAAAGCCGGTGCCTTTTTTAGCGATGGCGATAAGGTGACCGCACAATGA
- a CDS encoding efflux RND transporter permease subunit has product MNMSTWAIRQPVPTLALFLVLCLIGLVSFGRLPITRFPNIDIPIITVNVAQPGAAPSELVSQVTQPIEDAVSSVTGVKHVTSQATDSSTSITIEFNLEADSDRALNDIKDAIAGIRSDLPDAISEPIIKRLDVTGQAILTYAVSNSNLSIGALSYFVDNVMSRELQALSGVGKITRLGGADREIKVELEPNRLLALGITASDVSSQLSATNIDLGGGRGNLSGQEFSIRALGSVDSIEKLSETQLALSNGRTVRLDDLGKVIDGPAEVRSFAMNNGESVVAFGVYRATGASDITASQAVKTKLADIESRYPDFKVSLIDDTTVYTEGNYKSAMETLYEGAALAIIVVLIFLRDWRATIITAVALPLSIIPTFFVMQMLGFSLNTVSLLGITLVTGILVDDAIVEIENIMRHIHMGKPAYEASTEAASEIGLTVIAISFCIVAVFAPVSFMSGIAGQYFKQFGLTVAVAVLFSLLVARLVTPMMAAYFLKSTGVAAEEKDGWLMRVYQRILHWTLRNRTITLLMGVLIFAGSIYSATLLPSEFVPVTDEGRSTISVELPPGSTLDDTRRVSREITAKIAAVDEVDRVFVDGGSGDITKANFIINYIPKSDRDRSAVELQRYIQTLLEGTPDVRLTYMKADGQRDFQLSVLGDNTEAVQAAAGLLSKQIKGVPELTNITASASLARPEIRITPKSELAAELGITAGALASTIRVATIGDSSANLAKFNAGDRQLPITVRMKESVRDDLFQMAGVRIPSTAGDPVPLGVVADITFANGPSTIKRYDRRELVTIEGDLTEGATLGAAVEKVNNLPAAVNMPEGTQIKSAGDAEVMADVFSSFGLAMGAGILLVYVVLVLLFSSFITPITILLSLPLAVGGAIFALFLANKAISLPVVIGFLMLMGIVTKNAIMLVEFAIEAMSRNVPRDTAMLDACHKRARPIVMTTIAMVAGMVPSALAFGTGGEFRSPMAIAVIGGLLVSTLLSLLFVPSLFSVINGLKNRLRRLLVTVLGANQPQEDSAA; this is encoded by the coding sequence ATGAATATGTCTACCTGGGCGATTCGCCAGCCAGTCCCGACGCTGGCCTTATTTTTGGTGTTATGCCTGATTGGTTTGGTGAGCTTTGGGCGCTTACCGATCACGCGCTTTCCCAATATTGATATTCCAATTATTACTGTGAATGTGGCACAGCCGGGTGCAGCGCCATCTGAACTGGTCAGCCAAGTCACACAGCCAATTGAAGATGCAGTCTCCAGCGTTACCGGCGTCAAGCACGTCACCTCACAAGCAACCGATTCCTCAACTAGCATCACCATTGAATTTAATCTGGAAGCCGATTCTGATCGTGCGTTAAATGATATTAAAGATGCGATTGCAGGTATCCGCAGTGACTTACCGGATGCTATTTCCGAGCCTATTATCAAGCGGTTGGATGTGACGGGGCAGGCGATTTTAACCTATGCCGTATCAAACTCTAATCTGTCGATTGGGGCGCTGTCTTACTTTGTCGATAACGTCATGTCGCGTGAGCTACAGGCACTTTCCGGCGTGGGTAAAATCACGCGATTGGGAGGTGCAGACCGTGAGATTAAAGTTGAGTTGGAGCCAAACCGCCTGCTGGCTCTAGGCATTACCGCATCGGATGTGAGCAGCCAGTTAAGCGCCACCAATATCGATTTAGGTGGCGGGCGCGGAAACCTTTCAGGACAAGAGTTTAGCATTCGCGCGCTCGGTAGTGTGGATAGCATTGAGAAGCTATCAGAAACCCAGTTGGCGCTTTCCAATGGCCGCACCGTGCGCTTGGATGACTTGGGTAAGGTGATTGATGGTCCCGCAGAGGTGCGTTCATTTGCCATGAATAATGGGGAGTCGGTGGTCGCTTTTGGGGTGTATCGGGCGACTGGTGCCAGTGACATTACCGCCTCGCAGGCCGTGAAAACCAAGCTGGCTGATATCGAATCGCGCTATCCTGATTTTAAAGTCTCGTTGATTGACGACACCACGGTGTATACCGAAGGTAACTACAAAAGCGCGATGGAAACCCTGTATGAAGGGGCGGCATTGGCGATTATTGTGGTGTTGATTTTTCTGCGGGATTGGCGCGCCACCATTATTACGGCGGTGGCCTTACCGCTGTCGATTATCCCGACCTTTTTTGTAATGCAAATGCTGGGCTTCTCGCTCAACACGGTTAGCTTACTGGGCATTACCTTGGTAACGGGGATCTTGGTGGATGATGCGATTGTGGAAATCGAAAACATCATGCGGCATATCCACATGGGAAAGCCCGCCTATGAAGCTTCTACCGAAGCGGCCAGTGAAATTGGCTTAACTGTAATCGCGATCAGCTTTTGTATTGTGGCGGTGTTTGCGCCGGTGAGCTTTATGAGCGGCATTGCCGGTCAATACTTTAAGCAATTCGGGCTAACGGTCGCCGTAGCCGTGCTGTTTTCATTGCTGGTGGCGCGCTTAGTCACGCCCATGATGGCTGCATATTTTCTAAAAAGCACGGGCGTTGCCGCTGAAGAAAAAGACGGCTGGCTAATGCGCGTTTATCAACGCATTCTGCATTGGACGCTTCGCAACCGCACGATCACTTTGCTAATGGGCGTATTGATTTTTGCAGGCTCTATTTACTCAGCCACGCTGTTGCCAAGTGAATTTGTACCGGTGACGGATGAGGGGCGCTCGACCATTTCAGTGGAGTTGCCACCGGGCTCTACCTTGGATGATACCCGTCGAGTCTCGCGTGAGATTACCGCCAAAATTGCCGCTGTGGATGAGGTTGATCGGGTGTTTGTGGATGGGGGCTCCGGTGATATCACCAAGGCCAATTTCATTATCAATTACATTCCAAAATCAGATCGTGATCGCTCTGCCGTTGAGCTGCAGCGTTATATTCAAACCCTTCTGGAAGGCACGCCGGATGTACGACTGACCTATATGAAAGCTGATGGTCAGCGTGATTTTCAGCTGTCGGTATTAGGTGATAATACAGAAGCGGTGCAAGCGGCTGCTGGCCTGCTATCCAAGCAAATAAAAGGCGTTCCCGAGCTGACCAATATCACGGCTTCGGCATCTTTGGCGCGTCCGGAAATCCGCATCACGCCAAAGTCAGAACTGGCGGCGGAGTTAGGAATTACCGCCGGCGCATTGGCCTCGACCATCCGCGTGGCAACGATTGGAGATAGCAGTGCGAATCTGGCTAAATTCAATGCGGGCGATCGTCAGCTCCCGATTACTGTGCGCATGAAAGAGTCGGTGCGTGATGACTTGTTCCAGATGGCAGGTGTGCGGATTCCAAGTACCGCAGGTGACCCTGTGCCGCTAGGCGTGGTTGCAGATATTACCTTTGCCAATGGCCCGAGTACCATCAAGCGCTATGACCGCCGTGAATTGGTGACCATTGAAGGCGATCTCACTGAAGGCGCCACGCTAGGTGCAGCAGTGGAAAAAGTGAATAACTTACCCGCTGCGGTGAATATGCCAGAAGGCACGCAAATCAAAAGTGCGGGGGATGCAGAAGTCATGGCGGATGTATTCTCCAGCTTTGGCTTGGCGATGGGGGCGGGTATTTTGCTGGTGTATGTGGTGCTAGTCTTGCTGTTCTCCAGCTTTATTACACCGATTACGATTCTGCTGTCATTGCCCTTAGCGGTGGGTGGGGCGATCTTCGCGCTGTTTTTGGCGAATAAGGCAATTAGCTTACCGGTGGTCATTGGCTTCCTGATGCTGATGGGGATTGTGACGAAGAATGCGATTATGCTGGTGGAGTTTGCGATCGAAGCTATGAGTCGCAATGTGCCGCGAGATACCGCCATGCTCGATGCTTGTCATAAGCGGGCGCGTCCGATTGTGATGACGACCATTGCGATGGTGGCGGGTATGGTGCCGAGTGCTTTAGCCTTTGGAACGGGCGGCGAGTTTCGCTCGCCAATGGCCATTGCGGTGATTGGTGGTTTGTTGGTATCTACCTTGCTGTCGTTATTATTCGTGCCATCGTTGTTTAGTGTGATCAATGGTTTGAAGAATCGATTACGGCGTTTATTAGTGACGGTATTGGGCGCGAATCAGCCGCAAGAGGATTCTGCAGCTTAG
- a CDS encoding Aromatic-ring-opening dioxygenase LigAB, LigA subunit, whose protein sequence is MSLYYTQKVLYDLNRDTKVQQRYQDDVDSLLANYTLTDEEISAITEPDIGLLYVLGVNGQILMHFAAFHQIAWDDYLQAMRDGIEKYGPVREGVYAMTGAGQSFTQETEVSASLENTEGKS, encoded by the coding sequence ATGAGTCTCTATTACACACAAAAAGTACTTTATGATCTAAATCGTGATACGAAGGTACAACAACGTTATCAAGATGATGTTGACAGTTTATTGGCTAATTACACACTAACAGATGAAGAAATATCTGCTATCACTGAGCCTGATATTGGCTTGCTGTACGTGCTGGGTGTGAATGGTCAAATCTTGATGCACTTTGCCGCTTTTCATCAAATTGCATGGGATGATTATCTTCAAGCGATGAGAGATGGTATAGAAAAGTATGGGCCTGTGAGAGAAGGGGTTTATGCAATGACTGGTGCAGGTCAAAGTTTTACTCAAGAGACAGAAGTCAGTGCTTCATTAGAGAATACAGAGGGCAAGTCATGA
- a CDS encoding LysM peptidoglycan-binding domain-containing protein, whose translation MKMLTTSVLTAIMAIGLAGNAAAAPKHEDSMVIKKSHVQTGNHHQKAVKRVATKQVSQKPAKRVVKRVVKQPVKHVAAKRVVKRVVKQQPRKVVKVRTHRVRTGDTLYRIATRYGISVNKLMHLNNLRNANHLKIGMNIRLS comes from the coding sequence ATGAAAATGCTAACAACTTCTGTACTGACCGCGATTATGGCAATTGGATTGGCAGGTAATGCCGCCGCCGCACCGAAGCATGAAGATTCGATGGTCATCAAAAAATCTCACGTACAAACAGGCAACCATCACCAGAAAGCGGTTAAACGAGTTGCCACTAAGCAAGTGTCACAGAAGCCGGCTAAACGTGTTGTTAAGCGCGTCGTGAAACAGCCCGTTAAGCACGTTGCAGCAAAGCGTGTCGTTAAACGCGTCGTTAAGCAGCAACCACGAAAAGTCGTTAAAGTGAGAACTCACCGCGTAAGAACGGGCGATACCCTGTACCGCATCGCAACACGCTACGGCATTTCAGTGAATAAACTAATGCACCTGAACAACCTGCGTAATGCCAATCACCTGAAAATCGGCATGAACATCAGACTGAGCTAA
- a CDS encoding fatty acid desaturase, giving the protein MNTNAHRQPSQARTPNHVEWPTVFLIAVTWLSFALLTFFYQQIPLWLIIPLAAYTLTLFGSLQHEVLHGHPTPWQWLNEALIFPAMTLWIPYSLYKQTHLKHHNNDDLTDPDRDPESYYISADQWETLPNWKQRYYQFYNSFVGRFFWGPIHIMAQLLVSESRQLLSGCQHTFKRWLVHAAACALLLYWVVAVCGISFWEYLLVFVYPGLALSLVRSFAEHQLAADPKHRSVIVEACPLLSLAFLNNNLHAVHHAHPGLAWYKIPAVWKAEREQILADNNGYHFSGYREIACRYWLNAKESPRYSAAPKAA; this is encoded by the coding sequence TTGAACACAAACGCCCATCGCCAACCATCACAAGCTCGCACGCCCAATCACGTTGAGTGGCCCACTGTATTTTTAATTGCAGTGACTTGGTTGAGCTTTGCGCTGCTCACTTTCTTTTACCAACAGATTCCCCTCTGGTTGATCATTCCTCTCGCGGCTTATACCTTAACCTTATTTGGCTCTTTGCAGCATGAGGTACTTCATGGCCATCCAACCCCTTGGCAATGGCTTAATGAAGCATTGATTTTTCCAGCCATGACTTTATGGATTCCCTACTCGCTATACAAACAAACCCACTTAAAACACCACAATAATGATGACCTGACTGATCCTGATCGTGATCCGGAAAGCTATTACATCAGCGCCGATCAATGGGAAACGTTGCCTAACTGGAAACAGCGCTACTACCAATTTTATAACAGTTTTGTAGGTCGCTTTTTCTGGGGACCAATACACATTATGGCGCAGCTGCTGGTTAGCGAGTCCCGCCAATTACTCAGTGGTTGCCAACACACGTTCAAGCGCTGGCTAGTCCACGCTGCGGCTTGTGCATTGTTGTTGTATTGGGTGGTCGCCGTGTGTGGCATTTCGTTTTGGGAGTATCTGCTGGTGTTCGTCTATCCCGGATTAGCGCTCTCGCTAGTACGCTCATTTGCAGAACATCAGCTGGCAGCAGATCCCAAACATCGCTCAGTCATTGTAGAAGCCTGCCCGCTACTTAGTCTGGCTTTTTTAAACAATAATCTACACGCCGTGCATCATGCGCATCCGGGTTTGGCTTGGTATAAGATTCCTGCCGTCTGGAAAGCTGAGCGCGAGCAAATCCTTGCCGATAATAACGGATACCATTTTTCAGGCTATCGGGAAATCGCTTGTCGTTACTGGCTCAATGCCAAGGAAAGCCCACGCTACTCTGCCGCACCCAAAGCCGCTTAA
- a CDS encoding TerB family tellurite resistance protein: MPTKLRAWFDTPSHLELDRQDETLQRAFAVVIYHVISADQVETDKEKQRFNAFFKNDFGLNDEQVSQLYSAASQFDGDFETYLEVLQEKLADFPGVELRLMRALNSMMTSHKFEAREYAAFERIRDALFPKV; this comes from the coding sequence ATGCCGACAAAACTAAGAGCATGGTTTGACACCCCTTCTCACCTCGAGCTGGACCGTCAGGATGAAACCCTGCAACGCGCCTTTGCCGTGGTGATTTACCATGTGATTTCAGCCGATCAGGTAGAAACCGATAAGGAAAAGCAGCGTTTTAATGCGTTCTTCAAGAATGATTTTGGGTTGAATGATGAGCAAGTCAGCCAGCTGTATAGCGCAGCCTCTCAGTTTGATGGCGACTTTGAAACGTATTTGGAAGTGCTGCAAGAAAAGCTAGCGGATTTTCCGGGCGTGGAGCTGAGATTGATGCGGGCGCTCAACTCGATGATGACCTCACACAAGTTTGAAGCGCGCGAATACGCTGCCTTTGAGCGTATCCGCGATGCGTTGTTTCCGAAGGTCTAA
- a CDS encoding autoinducer binding domain-containing protein — translation MDKISTESFNPEFLELARDITRLGYDGVLYSFIPKPVFINSKVQPVFQCSEGFAPCIDYYLEKNYGNNDFIIRLAFEGYDEPIDWWEQIDAGKVTDSERAVQEMVRAKFGIYHGLTVLVLHGTFAIAGISVVSKIDDADHFQKLKQDSLEVLQMCANRYHTRIIQSNEDMRFFIAPLLENLSETKKNVLRHMMSGAPMKNIPEVYGITQRYAEKVLLTIRREFGDISTNELMYILGMTNMREFL, via the coding sequence ATGGATAAGATATCAACGGAGTCATTTAACCCCGAATTTCTCGAATTAGCGCGGGATATCACCCGCCTTGGTTATGATGGTGTCTTATACTCATTCATCCCTAAGCCCGTCTTCATCAACAGCAAAGTGCAGCCTGTTTTCCAATGTTCCGAAGGATTTGCGCCCTGCATTGATTACTACCTGGAAAAGAATTACGGCAATAATGACTTCATTATTCGCCTTGCATTTGAGGGTTATGACGAGCCGATTGACTGGTGGGAACAGATTGATGCAGGCAAAGTCACTGACAGTGAGCGGGCCGTGCAGGAAATGGTACGGGCCAAATTTGGTATTTATCACGGGCTGACCGTGTTAGTGCTGCATGGTACGTTTGCCATCGCGGGCATTTCAGTGGTGAGTAAAATTGACGATGCGGATCACTTTCAAAAGCTAAAGCAGGACTCACTGGAAGTGCTGCAAATGTGCGCGAATCGTTACCACACACGCATTATCCAATCCAATGAGGACATGCGGTTCTTTATCGCCCCACTCTTGGAAAACCTTAGTGAGACCAAAAAGAATGTGCTCCGCCATATGATGAGTGGCGCGCCCATGAAGAATATTCCAGAGGTGTACGGCATCACTCAGCGCTATGCTGAAAAGGTATTACTCACCATCCGCCGAGAGTTTGGCGATATCTCAACCAATGAGCTGATGTACATTCTTGGCATGACAAATATGAGAGAGTTTTTGTAA
- a CDS encoding LysM peptidoglycan-binding domain-containing protein produces the protein MKMLTTSLLSALMALGFAGSTMAASNQDSNKTGKQSLAKAPVKTKIYRVKRGDTLEKIAAHYKVSMKEIMRLNNLHHANQIKIGMDIKLS, from the coding sequence ATGAAAATGCTAACGACTTCCCTACTTTCGGCGTTGATGGCACTTGGCTTCGCAGGAAGCACGATGGCAGCAAGCAACCAAGACTCGAATAAAACGGGTAAGCAAAGTCTGGCGAAAGCGCCAGTTAAAACAAAGATATACCGGGTGAAGCGTGGTGATACGCTGGAGAAAATCGCAGCGCACTACAAAGTATCAATGAAGGAAATCATGCGCCTGAATAACCTTCATCATGCCAACCAGATTAAAATCGGCATGGATATCAAACTAAGTTAA
- a CDS encoding extradiol ring-cleavage dioxygenase: MSLVYAGVCSHGPGITARADRADPELRDAFYANLGQMRQDIVDSGAEALIVIAAEHFANFFMNNMPAYCIGMADEYEGPIEDPDWLKIPRTKVPGNAELSERLITEVLKTTDTAFSQEWKFDHGISVPLNFLTPNYDLPIIPVNINCQGPPLTPLHRAWAFGEAIRAACDALPEKIALVGTGGISHWPATPDSGKINSEWDAEFMDRFQRNDKEAMLSYTNEETYRDGGQGGYEIRTLIATAAAARGAKADVHFFEPIPIFATSCICAKFEL, from the coding sequence ATGAGCTTAGTTTATGCAGGTGTGTGTAGTCATGGGCCGGGAATTACTGCCCGTGCAGACAGAGCAGACCCAGAGTTGCGCGATGCTTTTTATGCAAACCTAGGCCAAATGCGACAGGATATTGTTGACTCTGGTGCTGAGGCATTAATTGTTATTGCTGCGGAGCATTTTGCGAACTTCTTTATGAATAACATGCCTGCTTATTGCATTGGTATGGCAGATGAGTATGAAGGACCGATTGAAGATCCGGATTGGTTAAAAATCCCTCGTACAAAAGTACCCGGTAATGCGGAGTTGTCTGAGCGTTTAATCACTGAAGTGTTGAAAACAACGGATACTGCATTTTCTCAAGAATGGAAGTTTGACCATGGCATTAGCGTGCCACTTAATTTCTTAACGCCAAATTACGATCTACCGATAATTCCCGTGAATATTAATTGCCAAGGGCCACCATTAACACCACTGCATCGTGCATGGGCGTTTGGTGAAGCGATTAGAGCAGCATGTGACGCATTACCTGAAAAAATAGCATTGGTTGGAACTGGCGGAATCTCACATTGGCCTGCAACACCGGACTCTGGAAAGATCAACAGCGAGTGGGATGCAGAGTTCATGGATCGTTTTCAGCGTAATGACAAAGAAGCCATGTTGTCATATACGAATGAAGAAACTTATAGAGATGGTGGACAGGGTGGGTATGAAATCAGAACATTGATTGCTACTGCTGCCGCTGCGCGAGGCGCTAAAGCAGATGTTCACTTTTTTGAGCCTATTCCTATTTTTGCGACTAGTTGTATTTGCGCGAAGTTTGAGTTGTAA
- a CDS encoding IS110 family transposase yields the protein MSNISVIGMDLSKQVFHIVGLNTRHKVVIKKMLKRKQLITWFSNLQPCQVSMEACASAHYWGRTLKKMGFEVSLLPAQHVKAFVQGNKNDYNDALAIAEATSRPKIHNVPLKTVGQQDQQAIQRMRKQAVQSRTALCNQTHGLVGEYGLVIPKGVTALRKAIPDLLEDAENGLTDLFRQLLKQRLNQLIELEAHIQFYTDLLVNQAERCEEIKRLQSIPGFGPIVASAYYSYVGSGEVFRNGRGVSASLGLVPRQHSTGGKNVLLGISKRGDQELRGLLVHGARAFARVANKKNDRLSSWVCQLIEKRGMNKATVALANKLARIAWAVTTNKEAYIAYPR from the coding sequence ATGAGTAATATTAGCGTCATTGGAATGGATTTATCAAAACAGGTTTTTCATATTGTTGGCCTAAATACTCGGCATAAAGTTGTTATCAAGAAAATGCTCAAACGGAAGCAGCTGATTACTTGGTTCTCCAATCTGCAACCCTGTCAAGTGAGTATGGAAGCCTGCGCTAGCGCTCATTACTGGGGAAGAACACTGAAAAAAATGGGATTTGAGGTGTCACTGCTGCCTGCGCAACACGTCAAAGCATTTGTTCAGGGAAATAAGAACGACTACAACGATGCACTGGCCATTGCTGAGGCAACGAGTCGCCCAAAAATTCACAATGTGCCGCTAAAAACAGTGGGACAGCAAGACCAACAAGCGATTCAGCGCATGAGAAAACAAGCAGTTCAGAGCCGAACAGCACTTTGCAACCAAACTCATGGTTTAGTTGGGGAGTACGGACTGGTTATACCTAAGGGGGTTACTGCATTACGCAAAGCTATTCCTGATTTATTGGAAGACGCTGAAAATGGATTGACCGACTTATTCCGACAGCTCCTCAAGCAGCGCCTTAATCAGTTGATTGAGTTAGAAGCGCATATTCAGTTCTATACTGACCTGCTAGTGAATCAAGCTGAACGCTGTGAGGAAATCAAACGCTTACAAAGCATTCCGGGGTTTGGCCCTATTGTTGCCAGCGCCTATTACAGTTATGTGGGTAGCGGTGAAGTATTCCGTAACGGGCGGGGTGTATCCGCTTCGTTAGGCTTAGTTCCTCGTCAGCACAGTACCGGCGGTAAAAACGTCCTGTTGGGCATTAGTAAGCGAGGTGATCAGGAACTGAGGGGGTTATTGGTTCATGGTGCCCGTGCTTTTGCCAGAGTGGCGAATAAGAAAAATGACCGCTTGAGCAGTTGGGTCTGTCAACTTATTGAGAAGCGGGGGATGAATAAGGCCACCGTTGCACTCGCGAACAAGTTAGCCCGCATTGCATGGGCGGTGACAACCAATAAAGAGGCTTATATTGCTTATCCGCGCTAG
- a CDS encoding Uma2 family endonuclease, whose amino-acid sequence MSIASKSTWVSPEEYLQLENDRADDGERCEYNNGHVYAMAGASRTHNLLTMKLANNLFNHLSSSPCQVFQSDMKVAIDALDDTRYYYPDVQVSCEEENDDYVNRSPCLIIEVLSVSTAQKDRAEKLAGYRLIPSLQEYVLCSQDSPFIETYRRRTNWQVEHFISGQTLYLESVELDIKVDELYSFWQNTPPPQGNGAY is encoded by the coding sequence ATGAGTATCGCTTCCAAATCAACTTGGGTAAGCCCTGAGGAATACCTTCAGCTCGAAAATGATCGGGCAGATGATGGTGAGCGTTGCGAATATAATAATGGCCACGTCTACGCAATGGCTGGCGCGAGCAGAACGCACAATTTGCTCACAATGAAGCTTGCCAATAACTTATTCAATCATTTAAGTAGTAGCCCTTGTCAGGTATTTCAGTCTGATATGAAGGTCGCGATTGATGCTTTGGATGACACGCGCTATTACTATCCTGATGTGCAGGTTAGCTGCGAAGAAGAAAATGACGATTATGTAAACCGGTCGCCATGCCTGATTATTGAGGTCTTGTCAGTGAGTACCGCTCAAAAGGATCGTGCGGAAAAGCTGGCGGGATATCGGCTTATTCCAAGTCTGCAAGAATATGTGTTGTGCTCTCAGGACTCTCCATTTATTGAGACTTACCGACGCCGTACCAATTGGCAAGTTGAGCACTTTATTAGTGGGCAAACGCTGTACCTTGAGTCCGTAGAGTTAGATATCAAGGTGGATGAGCTGTATAGCTTTTGGCAAAACACTCCGCCACCCCAAGGCAACGGAGCGTACTAA